The following proteins are co-located in the Megalobrama amblycephala isolate DHTTF-2021 linkage group LG12, ASM1881202v1, whole genome shotgun sequence genome:
- the acaa2 gene encoding 3-ketoacyl-CoA thiolase, mitochondrial, with product MSLLRGVFIVSAKRTPFGTYGGVLKDHSATDLAEHAAKAALAAGNVAPELVNSVIVGNVMQSSADAAYMARHVGLRAGVPIPVPALTVNRLCGSGFQSIINGAQEICLKESEVVLCGGSESMSQAPYAVRNIRFGTKFGVDLKLEDTLWAGLTDLNIKLPMGITAENLAEKYQITRDDCDQYAYRTQQRWKAAHEAGYYNAEIAPIDVKAKKGKVAMTTDEHPRPQTTLEQMAKLPTVFKKGGTVTAANASGVSDGAAAVVIASEDALKAHKLTPLARIVAYHVSGCDPSIMGIGPVPAITEALKKAGLSLKDMDLVEVNEAFAPQYLAVAKALGLDPEKTNVNGGAIALGHPLGASGTRITAHLVHELRRRGGKYAIGSACIGGGQGIAIVLENTN from the exons ATGTCTCTCCTCAGAG GTGTGTTCATCGTCTCGGCCAAGAGGACACCGTTCGGCACATATGGAGGAGTTCTGAAGGACCACAGTGCTACGGATCTGGCGGAACATGCCGCAAAAGCTGCTCTGGCTGCTGGGAATGTGGCTCCGGAGCTGGTCAACAGTGTCATCGTAGGAAATGTCATGCAG AGCTCTGCTGACGCCGCTTACATGGCGCGTCACGTGGGTCTGCGGGCTGGTGTTCCCATCCCAGTGCCGGCGCTGACTGTCAACCGCCTCTGCGGGTCTGGATTCCAGTCCATAATCAATGGAGCACAG GAGATCTGCCTTAAAGAGTCAGAGGTCGTCCTGTGTGGAGGCTCAGAGAGCATGAGCCAAGCTCCTTATGCCGTCAGGAACATCCGCTTCGGGACCAAGTTTGGAGTTGATCTGAAG CTGGAAGACACACTGTGGGCAGGACTGACCGATCTGAACATCAAGCTCCCCATGGGCATCACAGCAGAAAACCTGGCAGAGAAATACCAGATCACACGCGATGACTGTGACCAGTACGCCTATCGGACGCAGCAGAGGTGGAAAGCAG CTCATGAGGCTGGCTATTACAACGCTGAGATCGCACCCATTGATGTGAAAGCCAAGAAAGGGAAAGTGGCCATGACAACTGACGAACACCCCCGTCCACAGACCACACTGGAGCAGATGGCGAAGCTGCCGACCGTCTTTAAGAAAGGAGGAACCGTCACTGCGGCCAATGCTTCG GGCGTGTCTGATGGAGCTGCAGCTGTGGTCATAGCCAGTGAGGACGCACTGAAAGCTCACAAACTCACCCCATTGGCTAGAATTGTGGCCTATCACGTCTCAGGCTGTGATCCCAGCATCATGGGAATTG GGCCTGTACCTGCCATCACTGAAGCCCTGAAGAAGGCTGGTCTTTCACTCAAAGACATGGACCTGGTGGAG GTCAATGAAGCGTTTGCTCCTCAGTATCTGGCAGTGGCTAAAGCTTTGGGCTTGGACCCCGAGAAGACCAACGTTaacggaggagccatcgccctTGGACACCCGCTCGGAGCCTCTGGGACAAGAATCACTGCGC
- the mrpl40 gene encoding 39S ribosomal protein L40, mitochondrial isoform X1, whose product MAGIVCRTVSRIISSQASCSSSVVAVRHSHWFTSMLSLKTSVPLRAEPKKKKKVDPRREMMMKERLKKKLKRLEKVPPELIPIEDFITSAKSFDETRIREAPKLSFEESERRAHLLKEWSRYKRTQHQTEMDVIQEALEAQRQALDELKLESEELYKAAVSPDTDVFPFQHEGPCYTPPITNYEAPEGKYNDITRVYTQ is encoded by the exons ATGGCGGGGATTGTGTGTCGTACTGTAAGCCGGATTATATCGAGTCAAGCATCATG CAGTAGCTCTGTGGTTGCTGTCAGACACAGTCACTGGTTCACATCAATGCTTTCCCTGAAAACATCTGTGCCATTAAG AGCAGAgcccaagaagaagaagaaggtgGACCCGCGGCgagagatgatgatgaaggaGCGTCTGAAGAAGAAGCTTAAACGGCTGGAGAAAGTTCCTCCAGAACTGATTCCCATTGAAGACTTCATTACATCAGCTAAGAGCTTCGACGAGACCag GATCCGCGAGGCTCCCAAACTCTCTTTTGAGGAGAGCGAGCGCAGAGCCCATCTGCTGAAGGAGTGGTCCCGATACAAGCGCACTCAGCACCAGACGGAGATGGATGTCATCCAGGAGGCTCTGGAGGCTCAGAGGCAAGCGCTGGACGAGCTGAAGCTGGAATCAGAAGAGCTTTATAAAGCAGCAGTCAGCCCAGATACGGACGTGTTCCCTTTCCAGCACGAGGGTCCCTGTTACACACCTCCAATTACAAACTATGAGGCTCCAGAGGGCAAATACAACGACATTACGCGAGTGTACACGCAGTGA
- the mrpl40 gene encoding 39S ribosomal protein L40, mitochondrial isoform X2 has protein sequence MAGIVCRTVSRIISSQASCSSVVAVRHSHWFTSMLSLKTSVPLRAEPKKKKKVDPRREMMMKERLKKKLKRLEKVPPELIPIEDFITSAKSFDETRIREAPKLSFEESERRAHLLKEWSRYKRTQHQTEMDVIQEALEAQRQALDELKLESEELYKAAVSPDTDVFPFQHEGPCYTPPITNYEAPEGKYNDITRVYTQ, from the exons ATGGCGGGGATTGTGTGTCGTACTGTAAGCCGGATTATATCGAGTCAAGCATCATG TAGCTCTGTGGTTGCTGTCAGACACAGTCACTGGTTCACATCAATGCTTTCCCTGAAAACATCTGTGCCATTAAG AGCAGAgcccaagaagaagaagaaggtgGACCCGCGGCgagagatgatgatgaaggaGCGTCTGAAGAAGAAGCTTAAACGGCTGGAGAAAGTTCCTCCAGAACTGATTCCCATTGAAGACTTCATTACATCAGCTAAGAGCTTCGACGAGACCag GATCCGCGAGGCTCCCAAACTCTCTTTTGAGGAGAGCGAGCGCAGAGCCCATCTGCTGAAGGAGTGGTCCCGATACAAGCGCACTCAGCACCAGACGGAGATGGATGTCATCCAGGAGGCTCTGGAGGCTCAGAGGCAAGCGCTGGACGAGCTGAAGCTGGAATCAGAAGAGCTTTATAAAGCAGCAGTCAGCCCAGATACGGACGTGTTCCCTTTCCAGCACGAGGGTCCCTGTTACACACCTCCAATTACAAACTATGAGGCTCCAGAGGGCAAATACAACGACATTACGCGAGTGTACACGCAGTGA
- the lg12h22orf39 gene encoding UPF0545 protein C22orf39 homolog — MAGSHSLWRPPRSCDVYWSEFKHCKSLFNRFHEYYTYGKSPECKQWKQDYYTCKEWEKNHSTQAKESLQESERKRVAEQRKFTPVWELRKTPPADWHLPLNQDKPQDS; from the exons ATGGCAGGGTCACACTCACTGTGGAGG CCACCACGCTCCTGTGACGTCTACTGGAGTGAATTCAAGCACTGCAAGAGTTTATTCAACAGATTTCATGAATACTACACCTACGGCAAATCACCAGAATGCAAGCAGTGGAAACAAGACTATTACACCTGCAAAGAGTGGGAGAAAAACCACAGCACACAAGCCAAG GAGTCCCTCCAGGAGAGCGAGAGGAAACGGGTCGCCGAGCAGAGGAAGTTCACTCCGGTCTGGGAGCTTCGGAAAACCCCTCCGGCTGACTGGCATCTCCCTCTCAACCAGGACAAACCACAGGACTCttaa
- the gle1 gene encoding mRNA export factor GLE1, with amino-acid sequence MPSENLRWETLEALKNSPKGKLNYSTDWVEKGEDLLAGCIEVSSLSPLSGQILKRLSPRPLLRTCSLTSCVRDTSPGLSEDAAAACGSLPISPRQISSPSSPPPVSIHAEEDEEKKVEQIKEAPVVCLSPDASVSSTPAISVLSPRATQMAGCIRMCEQKHKAKAKTELSLRQEQQERLVATVTNQESEQLKRFEELMELKQRKEYQSMRDMMEKETQESLGRQEKLREEHRHRTKILNLRLREMEQQRLREAELERQRQVEGRERHRAINAIQEEVLQLNQLLQPRPSTHTDPALDHAPYITRGNQLCSQVSEVVPASADGQFPSVEDLTVAERALQEMRSLVRGLQNEVAQAAERKKREQEEEEEEKKRQAELKAQQEEQKKNVVLSAKEKTKKEGLQTGADESTLKWYNALQDSANQCAQAFEDLGKAKDTQTKKLKMELQKAAATPVSQIANSSGSPLKEAFEKIDKLLSGRPVTSAGKTVTTSQHPQGLEFVRYRLAEKFVKQGEEEVASNHAAAFPIAAVASGIWELHPKIGDLILAHLHKKCPYAVPHYPQMESGMSVEDYQKILGYRVEDSKVEGQDSFLKRMSGMIRLYAAIIQMRWPYTGKQGPHPHGLNHGWRWLAQILNMEPIADTTATILFDFLEVCGNALMKQYRGQFWKLMLLINEEYFPRIEAVTSTGQMGSVTRLKQFLETSLRTKQISAPKNELGSAFFRS; translated from the exons ATGCCTTCTGAAAATCTGCGATGGGAAACTTTGGAGGCTTTGAAAAATTCTCCGAAGGGAAAGCTCAATTACAGCACAGACTGGGTGGAAAAAGGAGAG GATCTTCTGGCAGGTTGTATTGAGGTGTCCAGTCTGTCTCCTCTGTCAGGACAGATCCTAAAGAGACTGAGTCCTCGGCCGCTGCTCAGGACCTGCTCTCTGACCTCATGCGTTCGTGATACGAGTCCCGGGCTTTCTGAAGATGCTGCCGCCGCCTGCGGTTCGCTTCCCATCAGCCCCAGACAGATTTCATCCCCCAGCTCTCCACCTCCGGTCTCCATCCACGCAGAGGAGGATGAGGAGAAG AAAGTGGAGCAAATTAAGGAGGCTCCTGTTGTGTGTCTCAGTCCTGACGCGAGCGTCAGCTCAACTCCAGCGATCTCCGTCCTGTCACCCAGAGCCACACAGATGGCCGGCTGCATCCGCATGtgtgagcagaaacacaaggcCAAAGCAAAG ACGGAGCTGAGCCTCAGACAGGAGCAGCAGGAGCGGCTGGTGGCTACAGTTACCAACCAGGAGTCCGAGCAACTCAAACGCTTCGAGGAGTTAATGGAGCTCAAACAGAGAAAGGAATACCAGAGTATGAGGGACATGATGGAGAAAGA gaCGCAGGAGAGTCTCGGCCGGCAGGAGAAGCTGCGAGAGGAACACAGACACAGAACGAAA ATCCTGAATCTGCGGCTGCGTGAGATGGAGCAGCAGCGCCTGCGGGAGGCGGAGCTTGAGCGCCAGCGGCAGGTGGAGGGCAGAGAGCGGCACAGAGCTATTAATGCAATACAGGAGGAAGTGCTACAGCTCAACCAGCTCTTACAGCCACGCCCATCCACACATACAGACCCCGCCCTTGACCACGCCCCTTACATCACCCGCGGCAACCAGCTCTGCTCGCAGGTGTCAGAGGTGGTGCCGGCCTCCGCAGAC GGTCAATTTCCCAGCGTGGAGGATTTGACTGTGGCGGAGCGAGCGCTACAGGAAATGAGGTCTTTGGTCAGAGGCCTGCAGAACGAGGTGGCACAGGCTGCTGAGAGGAAGAAGAGGGaacaggaggaagaggaggaggagaagaagaGGCAGGCTGAGCTGAAAGCCCAGCAAGAGgagcaaaagaaaaatgtagTGCTGTCCGCTAAAGAGAAAACCAAAAAAGAAG GTTTGCAGACAGGAGCAGATGAAAGCACTTTAAAATGGTACAACGCACTGCAGGATTCGGCCAATCAGTGCGCTCAGGCTTTTGAAGACCTCGGCAAAGCCAAAGACACGCAG ACGAAGAAATTAAAAATGGAGCTCCAAAAGGCTGCAGCCACACCTGTAAGCCAGATCGCAAACAGCTCAG GTTCCCCGCTGAAGGAGGCCTTTGAGAAGATCGATAAGCTGTTGTCAGGACGTCCAGTGACGTCTGCTGGAAAGACCGTGACGACGTCGCAGCATCCGCAGGGTCTGGAGTTTGTCCGTTATAGACTGGCAGAAAAGTTTGTG AAACAAGGAGAAGAGGAGGTGGCGTCTAATCATGCGGCAGCGTTTCCCATCGCCGCTGTGGCGTCAGGCATTTGGGAACTGCATCCTAAAATTGGAGACCTTATACTCGCCCACCTACACAAGAAGTGCCCGTATGCTGTGCCACACTACCCACAAATGGAAAGTGGCATGTCTGTGGAGGATTACCAGAA GATTCTGGGATACCGTGTGGAAGACTCCAAAGTGGAAGGGCAGGACAGCTTTCTGAAGAGAATGTCAGGAATGATTCGTCTCTATGCGGCAATAATCCAGATGAGATGGCCTTATACCGGCAAACAAGGG CCTCATCCTCATGGGTTGAATCACGGCTGGCGCTGGCTGGCCCAAATTCTCAACATGGAGCCGATCGCTGACACCACAGCAACTATTCTCTTCGACTTCCTGGAG GTCTGTGGAAATGCCCTAATGAAACAATATCGCGGGCAGTTCTGGAAACTGATGTTGCTTATTAACGAAGAATACTTCCCAAG AATTGAAGCGGTCACCAGCACTGGTCAGATGGGCTCCGTCACCAGACTCAAACAGTTTCTAGAG